AGTTTGTTGACTTCCTGCACTACTCAAACAGCATTTATAAGTATATTCTAATTAACGTTTTCAATGAAAGCatacttattttatttcatagatCGGATCGCACAATAAATCTGAAGTTGCTGAGCtgggtgttttgttttgaaagtctCGTGACCGGAAGCTGTGGGCTTGTTTTCGCTAACTTCGTGGCTAACAGCTGAGCTCGCGTGACCCTCCGTGTCCTCCAACACTCAATAGTTGACAGCCGGTTATCTAAGGGCGAGAACACCCCACAATAATGGTTTTCGAGGAGAAGATGATCCTGAACGGAGAGCCCGAGGATGTTAGTACCTACGACAGATTCAATACGACGTTAACTGTGTGGAGGCAGTAACGTTTGGCTACTTTAGCTTGCAAGCTAACACAACACGGCTAACTAAGCTAACGTTTACTAATGTCATCACCAGCTTAAGTTAGCCTCAGCAGACGTTAATGTTTATGTCAATGTCTGCGTTCAGAAACATGATGAAGCTCATTTATACAGCGGAATCAAAATGCCCTTCTAGTTGTGTCGTTGTTGAAGTTATCCAGCTAGTTTTTACATGTTTAATTCCTACCAAAACATCTGCAAGTAACTTAAATGATGTCTGtttcaggaggaagaggatgaagaggaagaagacatgGTGGTAGGTTTGTTGCAGAGCCACACGTCACATATTAActgtttttatgtttcactGCGTGTTGTGGTTGTCAAGCATGCAAAATAGCATTTGTTTGGACTTAGACTCACCTGtagtaaacaaacagaaacccaATGGTTTTGTATGAAGACGGACAATATTTAGACGTCATGACgtccccaacaacaacaactagacAAGGGATCGTTTAAGGTCTTCTTTTCCACTCCCACTCACAGGAAACGTATTTATAAAAACGCAAGACATTTTTCCTTTCACCACTTAAAAGAACATTGTAAATGTAACACCAGAACCTCCTTGATACCACACTTTTCAAAATCACAACATTGTGACCTATTTAACCTTCTGAATCCCCTTCAAACATTCACCCTATTTATTGGGTACAACTTGATGATCGCTGTAGTTAGTGGGGGAGCTGTTGGTTCCCACATatagtctcccccccccccccccccccccccataccgaTGGGGTAATTGAGTGCGCTGCTGAATGCAGTGTAATGCAACGTCTGAACGGCACttagaccccgtgcagacggactcttgcctgaacccgggttcatttttcacacctacccactttttaaatcgcgtgcacatgaaaccagtgaatccgattgacAACGCTGTAGCACATCCCCCACGCCTGTTGGTGGCCctttaaggtgctacagacaactgaagaaaacggaAGGAGAAGACAGGAGCATGCATATAAGACATGCGCGCCTTATACAAACGAAAAGAACTGACGATATTCCTGTAGTGCGCATTGTAGACTTGTTAGCACATTCAGCAGGCACATTATCCTTGCGTTCGccattgttgtcgttgttgtgaAGTGACGCATTGGGGTTAATTAGGGTTCAGCGTGAGGTTGCATGCAATCACGTGATGCAATCACGTGGGGCAATCCGATTAGGTATGCGGATAGCGTGCAGACGAACAACAGCAatcggatttcgagtttactcactttggacccccgattcgagggagtgcggatacagtgcgttcgtctgcacgatagggctatccggagacagggttcaccgggttcagaCAAACTacagtccgtctgcacggggtcttaACATGTTTGTACCCTGAGTGCTGGATTGTGTGTTTCAGGATCCCATGGAAACGATGCGACAGAAGTGTGAGGAGACGGAGCACTGCGTTCACACTCGGGAGCGTCTGGAGCATTGTGAGTCGAGGGTCGGCTCCCGGTCTTCGACAGCTGAGGATTGCACCGAG
This Gasterosteus aculeatus chromosome 8, fGasAcu3.hap1.1, whole genome shotgun sequence DNA region includes the following protein-coding sequences:
- the uqcrh gene encoding cytochrome b-c1 complex subunit 6, mitochondrial; its protein translation is MVFEEKMILNGEPEDEEEDEEEEDMVDPMETMRQKCEETEHCVHTRERLEHCESRVGSRSSTAEDCTEELFDFLHARDHCVSDKLFHAVK